One part of the Candidatus Aquiluna sp. UB-MaderosW2red genome encodes these proteins:
- a CDS encoding ABC transporter permease, translating to MRSELRVMFTRRRTWAMLAAVALIPILLAIAVALTSEQLAPGEGPPFLDRVTQNGLFTGFTATLLALPLFLPLTVAVVAGDTIAGEASLGTLRYLLIAPVGRLRLLVVKYLGTVVFAIAATFTLMIAGAIIGSILFPVGPVTLLSGDVISLSESIWRMALVAIYTAMSMTGILAIGLFISTLTTVPVGAMAATVVLTGVSQILDNLPQVSWLHEWLFTHYWLDFADLLRQPIELGSFASNGLLQLGYIAVFGALAYSRFTTKDILS from the coding sequence ATGCGCTCGGAGTTACGAGTCATGTTTACTCGTCGCCGCACCTGGGCAATGTTGGCCGCAGTCGCACTAATACCCATTCTTTTGGCGATTGCCGTAGCTCTTACCAGCGAGCAACTGGCTCCAGGTGAAGGCCCGCCGTTTCTAGATCGAGTGACTCAAAACGGTCTATTCACCGGCTTTACCGCAACTCTTTTGGCTCTGCCATTGTTTTTGCCACTCACTGTTGCAGTGGTGGCGGGTGACACTATCGCCGGTGAAGCCAGTCTTGGCACCTTGAGATACCTCTTGATTGCGCCAGTTGGGCGCTTGCGCCTTTTAGTGGTCAAGTATCTTGGCACCGTAGTTTTTGCCATAGCCGCCACCTTCACCTTGATGATTGCCGGGGCAATTATCGGAAGCATTCTGTTTCCGGTGGGACCGGTGACGCTTTTATCAGGAGACGTGATTAGTCTTAGTGAATCAATCTGGCGCATGGCTCTGGTCGCCATCTACACCGCGATGTCGATGACCGGAATTTTGGCCATCGGCTTGTTTATCTCGACTCTGACAACCGTTCCAGTGGGAGCCATGGCGGCGACTGTGGTGCTCACCGGAGTAAGCCAGATTCTAGACAACCTGCCTCAGGTGTCATGGTTGCACGAGTGGCTATTCACCCACTACTGGTTGGATTTTGCAGACCTTTTGCGCCAACCAATTGAGCTCGGTTCATTTGCCTCGAACGGTCTACTGCAACTTGGATACATTGCAGTTTTTGGTGCCTTGGCTTACTCAAGATTCACCACAAAGGACATCCTCAGCTAA
- a CDS encoding saccharopine dehydrogenase family protein has protein sequence MRILLIGAGGVGDAIVKIAANRNFFEKIVVADYDLNRAQKSVDWVKTNHKSEVAQLFEATQIDASKPENVAAKITEYAITHVMNAVEPKFVQSVFQGAIDAKANYMDMAMSLSHAHKTDPFNQPGEKLGDWQYDKAKEFEAIGKLALIGTGAEPGISNIFARYAADHLFSEVDEISIIDGGNLVVTNDAGEEIFAPSFSIWTVIEECLNPPLIWEKDKGWYTTEPFSEPGFFEFPGGIGPVECVNVEHEEVNMLPRTMDAKKVTFKYGLGEEFIGILKTLHNLGLDGISPVAVRTQDGKAMVAPRDLVAAVLPDPASLADRMTGKTCAGTLVTGKGLAGEDKASYLYHVADTEWTNANYQSQAVVWQTAMVPVIALELLATGVWDGQGVMGPEEFDAKPFLDLLAGDYGQHWGIDDRDPKNPALIR, from the coding sequence ATGCGTATCTTGCTAATTGGGGCAGGTGGTGTTGGCGATGCTATCGTCAAGATTGCCGCTAATCGTAATTTCTTTGAAAAAATAGTGGTCGCGGACTACGACCTGAATCGCGCCCAAAAAAGCGTGGACTGGGTAAAAACAAATCATAAATCTGAGGTGGCGCAGCTTTTTGAGGCGACTCAAATTGATGCATCCAAACCCGAAAATGTTGCTGCGAAAATAACCGAGTATGCCATCACCCACGTCATGAATGCGGTTGAGCCAAAATTCGTGCAGAGCGTTTTCCAAGGTGCTATCGATGCCAAGGCCAACTACATGGACATGGCAATGAGCCTCAGCCATGCTCATAAAACAGATCCCTTCAACCAACCTGGTGAAAAGCTCGGTGATTGGCAATATGACAAAGCCAAAGAGTTTGAAGCAATTGGCAAACTCGCGCTGATTGGAACTGGGGCAGAACCGGGCATTTCGAACATATTTGCCCGCTATGCCGCGGACCACTTATTCTCTGAGGTGGATGAGATTTCAATCATCGACGGTGGCAACCTGGTTGTCACAAACGATGCTGGGGAGGAAATATTTGCCCCTTCATTCTCAATCTGGACTGTCATTGAAGAGTGCTTGAACCCGCCATTGATTTGGGAAAAAGACAAGGGCTGGTATACCACCGAACCATTTAGCGAGCCGGGATTCTTTGAGTTCCCAGGTGGAATTGGCCCGGTTGAGTGTGTGAACGTGGAGCACGAGGAGGTCAACATGCTTCCGCGCACGATGGATGCCAAAAAAGTTACTTTTAAATACGGCCTGGGTGAAGAATTCATCGGAATTCTAAAGACCCTGCACAATCTCGGCCTTGATGGCATTTCACCAGTTGCCGTGCGCACCCAAGACGGCAAGGCCATGGTTGCCCCTCGCGATCTTGTGGCAGCCGTGCTTCCGGACCCAGCCTCACTGGCTGACCGGATGACCGGTAAGACTTGTGCGGGAACCTTGGTCACCGGTAAGGGGCTAGCGGGTGAGGACAAGGCCAGCTACCTGTATCACGTGGCCGATACCGAATGGACCAATGCCAACTACCAGTCCCAAGCTGTGGTTTGGCAGACCGCGATGGTGCCTGTTATCGCTCTTGAGTTATTGGCGACCGGAGTCTGGGACGGCCAGGGCGTCATGGGTCCAGAAGAATTCGACGCTAAGCCATTTTTAGACCTGCTGGCGGGAGATTACGGTCAGCACTGGGGCATCGACGACAGGGACCCAAAAAACCCGGCCTTGATTCGCTAG
- a CDS encoding ABC transporter ATP-binding protein → MIDENQLAISTKSLVKQFGSQQAVAGIDLSVPLGSVFGFLGPNGSGKTTTIRMLLGLADASSGEIEVLGNPIPAKLQQTLPMVGALVEGPAFYPYMSGRNNLIRIDSADKFSDPKTRKARVEAALERVGLTNASKKKVHAYSLGMKQRLGLANALLKPRKMLILDEPTNGLDPQGTREVRNLIRSLAKEGITIFVSSHLLSEIEQLCDHLAVMTAGKIVAQGSIEELRSKTQTRLVLKTDRLDDAVAMLKNEGISKLSLKADQIIAPVETNFDVAKLNQKLVKAKFMVTEIRLEQPSLEELFVNLTGEGFEVVR, encoded by the coding sequence GTGATCGATGAAAATCAGCTAGCAATTTCGACCAAGTCGCTAGTAAAGCAGTTCGGCTCTCAACAAGCGGTTGCAGGTATTGATTTATCCGTGCCGCTTGGATCGGTGTTTGGTTTCCTAGGCCCTAACGGGTCTGGGAAAACCACCACAATCCGAATGCTTTTAGGGCTCGCCGATGCTTCTAGCGGTGAAATTGAGGTATTGGGTAATCCGATTCCAGCCAAACTCCAACAAACACTTCCGATGGTGGGTGCGCTGGTCGAAGGGCCAGCCTTTTACCCATACATGTCCGGCCGTAACAACCTGATTCGCATCGACTCTGCCGATAAATTCTCTGACCCAAAAACTAGAAAAGCACGAGTTGAGGCAGCTCTTGAGCGGGTGGGCCTGACCAATGCTTCCAAGAAGAAGGTCCACGCCTATTCACTTGGTATGAAACAGCGTCTAGGGCTCGCCAATGCCCTACTAAAACCACGCAAGATGCTTATTCTGGACGAGCCAACCAATGGCCTAGATCCACAGGGCACCAGAGAAGTTAGAAACCTAATTCGGTCCCTAGCAAAAGAGGGCATCACAATTTTTGTTTCGAGCCACCTTTTGAGCGAAATTGAGCAACTTTGCGACCACCTGGCGGTTATGACCGCTGGGAAGATTGTGGCTCAAGGAAGCATCGAAGAACTTCGCAGCAAGACTCAAACTCGATTAGTTCTAAAAACCGACAGGCTCGATGACGCTGTCGCCATGCTAAAAAACGAAGGCATCTCGAAACTCTCGCTCAAAGCCGACCAGATCATCGCTCCGGTGGAAACCAATTTCGATGTTGCAAAGCTGAACCAGAAACTCGTCAAAGCCAAATTTATGGTGACTGAAATTCGCCTAGAACAGCCAAGTCTCGAAGAGCTATTTGTAAATCTAACCGGAGAGGGGTTTGAAGTTGTTCGCTAA
- a CDS encoding response regulator transcription factor has protein sequence MRVLIVDDEVRLADGIKRGLEAEGFAVDVASNGIDGLWYATENTYDVILLDVMMPGMNGYVVCKTLREQENWTPVMMLTAKDGEWDQVDGLEIGADDYVVKPVHFAVLVARIRALARRGANKRPTVLSFGDLRIDPASRIVKREGVEISLTAREFSVLAYLARNVGVVVSKTQVLQGVWDEDFDGDPNIVEVYIGHLRNKIDRPFGKNAIVTLRGAGYRLEVTGG, from the coding sequence ATGCGCGTTCTAATAGTTGATGACGAGGTCCGTCTTGCAGACGGAATAAAGCGCGGACTCGAAGCCGAGGGCTTTGCCGTTGATGTTGCCAGCAACGGGATAGACGGCCTTTGGTATGCCACTGAAAACACCTACGACGTGATTCTCTTGGATGTCATGATGCCTGGCATGAATGGTTATGTGGTTTGCAAGACCTTGCGTGAGCAAGAGAACTGGACCCCGGTGATGATGCTCACCGCTAAAGACGGTGAGTGGGACCAGGTTGACGGTCTCGAAATTGGTGCCGATGACTATGTTGTGAAACCAGTGCATTTTGCGGTGCTGGTGGCGCGCATCCGAGCTCTTGCGAGAAGAGGAGCCAATAAGCGCCCAACCGTGCTGAGCTTTGGGGACTTGCGAATTGACCCGGCTAGCCGGATCGTAAAGCGGGAGGGTGTTGAAATTTCACTCACCGCCAGAGAATTCTCAGTCCTGGCCTATCTCGCCCGAAACGTCGGGGTGGTTGTCTCAAAGACCCAAGTTCTGCAAGGGGTTTGGGATGAAGATTTTGATGGTGATCCGAACATCGTGGAGGTCTACATAGGTCACCTTAGGAACAAAATTGATCGTCCATTTGGCAAAAACGCCATCGTCACGCTGCGTGGAGCCGGCTATCGACTTGAGGTGACCGGTGGCTGA